A stretch of the Lolium perenne isolate Kyuss_39 chromosome 3, Kyuss_2.0, whole genome shotgun sequence genome encodes the following:
- the LOC139838334 gene encoding uncharacterized protein, which yields MAQLAQKLLYKCLGIVQEGEMITEVAITKFVSMFQGKLPDITISALHALFRLDCDLATAVEDALLSHGGEGALDQPEPAPALDVGVAAPGTDADTAEASAESKLDSVDPFIISSIGGHRFQGYAERPANGTRGGIFLLWNEEFAEISDVDARVFSLSATVDAKRYEDKFKITVVYGPTDYSLKDDFFNELVALKPPLGTRWIVLGDFNQIHRARDKNNLNINRSRMAKFRTALHSCELNEIHLQNRKFTWSNERELPTMSKIDAVFCNEDWDTSHDDHILHALSSSLSDHCPPLLASCRGPKKPFNFRFEDFWVNMPGFIDVVKKAWNDPCLQTDPYLILHHKLLHTGRRLKAWSNSLFSNHKIHFHMALLVIQHLDLAMESRTLSPDERDLRTRLKKRIIDLADLERTRKKKMARINNLKEGDANTRFFHRKVNARRRKNFIFKLRRNNGWATSHVDKHTIVNHHFKTTIGNREHSTLSFNWESLNLPSHNLAGLGDPFSEEEVKAAILYLPSNKAPGPDGFNGKFYASCWEIIKVDIMAVVHRFSDLRTSNLHWLNSANIVLVPKKEGAEEVSNFRPISLIHGFAKIVAKILASRLAPRMKEIVSIAQSAFIKSRSIHDNFMFVRNYARWLHRRKKPSLLFKLDIKKAFDSVRWGYLLELLQRLGFPPRFRNWISALLCSSSSRVLLNGIPGEPISHGRGLHQGDPLSPLLFDITIDPLQRIIEITTTLGRLRRLAGKGAHFRTSLYADDAAIFVAPFKNDVTNLASILTNFCNVTGLHTNFHKSLVAPIRCNGIDLNDITSDLPATIASFPLKYLGLPLAIKKIKRIHLQYIEDKTAGRLAPWQGKSFNIAGRTTLAKSVLTSQAIYLLTALDVSAEFLQALQRIIRAWLWAGTDMVSGGKCKVNWTAVCRPTKLGGLGILNLEVFSRALRLRWPWLEWTEPDRPWVGTEIPCNDDDMDYLYALTKVTIGDERKACFWNSPWADGIAPKFLAPSIYAISKRKKWSVRNALLGNAWVAQFDLSNGLNTTHIEEFVRLWRFTSTLRLNDEVRDSIVWKVSTSGSYSSASAYKAHFAGSTVSTMNGTIWKVWAPPKCKFFAWLILQNRVWTADRLHRRGWPNCGNCLLCNSAPETAAHLMFKCRYSRRVWSTVKDWLGLHDFEPSEWDNFEDVKTWWLHIVHAHPGRRKAVATLVMLVSWELWNERNARVFKYKSSMATATLDRIKFEARSWSFAGAKFLGHLMPGD from the exons ATGGCCCAGCTGGCCCAGAAGCTACTGTACAAGTGCCTCGGCATTGTTCAGGAAGGGGAGATGATCACCGAGGTAGCTATCACCAAGTTTGTTAGCATGTTTCAGGGAAAGCTCCCAGATATCACCATCTCTGCACTCCACGCCCTCTTCCGCCTCGACTGCGACCTCGCCACGGCTGTCGAGGATGCTCTCCTGTCTCATGGTGGCGAAGGTGCACTTGACCAGCCGGAACCTGCTCCGGCCTTGGACGTTGGCGTCGCGGCCCCTGGCACTGATGCCGACACTGCGGAGGCGTCCGCT GAATCCAAACTTGACTCTGTTGACCCTTTCATCATCTCCTCCATTGGTGGTCACCGCTTCCAGGGCTATGCTGAACGCCCTGCGAACGGAACCCGTGGCGGAATTTTTCTGTTATGGAATGAGGAGTTTGCGGAGATTTCAGACGTTGATGCGAGAGTCTTCTCCCTCTCGGCCACGGTTGACGCAAAGCGCTATGAGGATAAATTCAAAATAACAGTTGTATACGGCCCCACTGACTACTCTCTTAAGGATGATTTCTTCAACGAATTGGTGGCCTTGAAGCCTCCGCTTGGCACTAGATGGATTGTTTTGGGCGACTTCAACCAAATTCACCGTGCTAGAGACAAAAACAACCTGAACATCAATAGAAGTCGTATGGCCAAATTCCGGACGGCGCTTCACTCTTGCGAGCTCAATGAGATCCACCTCCAAAACCGCAAGTTCACTTGGTCCAATGAGCGCGAGCTCCCTACCATGAGCAAAATCGACGCCGTCTTTTGCAATGAGGATTGGGACACTAGCCATGACGATCACATCCTCCACGCCCTCTCGTCGTCGCTCTCCGACCATTGTCCTCCCCTCCTTGCTAGTTGCCGAGGACCTAAGAAGCCTTTCAATTTCAGATTTGAAGATTTTTGGGTGAATATGCCCGGTTTCATAGACGTTGTCAAGAAGGCTTGGAACGACCCTTGCTTGCAGACGGACCCCTACCTCATCCTCCACCACAAACTCCTCCACACTGGAAGACGCCTTAAAGCTTGGAGCAATAGCCTCTTCTCCAACCATAAGATCCACTTCCATATGGCCCTCTTGGTCATTCAACACCTTGACTTGGCAATGGAGTCCAGGACCCTTTCCCCGGATGAACGCGACCTACGGACCCGCCTTAAAAAAAGGATCATTGACCTTGCGGATTTGGAGAGAACTCGTAAGAAGAAAATGGCGAGAATAAATAACCTCAAGGAGGGTGACGCCAACACTAGATTTTTCCATAGGAAGGTAAACGCTAGAAGAAGGAAAAACTTCATATTCAAACTGCGGCGCAACAACGGTTGGGCGACCTCACATGTTGATAAGCACACTATTGTCAACCATCACTTCAAGACCACGATCGGAAATAGAGAGCATAGCACTCTCTCCTTCAACTGGGAGTCCCTCAATCTTCCCTCACACAACTTGGCGGGCTTGGGTGACCCGTTCTCCGAAGAGGAGGTTAAAGCGGCCATTTTATACTTACCTTCTAACAAAGCTCCGGGGCCGGATGGCTTCAATGGGAAATTCTACGCCTCTTGTTGGGAAATCATCAAAGTGGATATCATGGCGGTTGTGCATCGCTTCTCCGATCTTCGGACTTCTAACCTCCATTGGCTCAACTCCGCGAACATCGTACTTGTTCCCAAAAAGGAGGGGGCAGAAGAAGTCTCCAATTTTCGCCCCATTAGCCTCATCCATGGATTCGCCAAGATTGTTGCCAAAATCCTTGCCTCCCGGCTTGCCCCTCGCATGAAGGAGATTGTCTCCATTGCCCAAAGTGCCTTCATCAAGTCTAGGAGCATCCATGATAATTTTATGTTCGTCAGGAACTATGCTAGATGGCTTCACCGAAGGAAGAAACCTTCTCTTCTCTTCAAACTAGATATCAAGAAGGCCTTTGACTCGGTCCGATGGGGTTACCTCCTTGAGCTTCTCCAACGGCTTGGCTTTCCTCCTCGCTTCCGCAACTGGATCTCCGCCCTCCTTTGCTCTTCTTCTTCGCGAGTTCTCCTAAATGGAATCCCCGGAGAGCCTATCTCTCATGGTCGCGGGCTTCACCAAGGAGACCCCCTCTCCCCGCTTTTATTTGACATCACCATCGATCCGCTACAACGCATCATTGAGATCACCACCACCCTAGGGAGGTTGCGCCGCCTTGCCGGCAAAGGAGCTCACTTTCGCACGTCGCTTTATGCGGATGATGCCGCCATTTTTGTGGCCCCCTTCAAGAATGATGTTACCAACCTTGCGAGCATCCTTACGAATTTTTGCAACGTCACCGGTCTCCACACTAACTTCCATAAGAGCTTGGTCGCCCCCATACGTTGCAATGGCATAGACCTCAACGATATTACTTCCGATCTTCCGGCCACCATCGCCTCCTTTCCGCTGAAGTATCTTGGCCTCCCCCTTGCCATAAAGAAAATCAAACGAATTCACCTGCAATATATTGAAGACAAGACCGCTGGCCGCCTCGCCCCTTGGCAGGGAAAATCTTTCAACATTGCGGGCCGGACTACGTTGGCCAAATCGGTGCTCACCTCCCAAGCCATCTACCTTCTCACAGCTCTTGACGTCTCGGCAGAGTTTCTACAAGCTCTTCAAAGGATCATCCGGGCTTGGCTTTGGGCGGGTACCGACATGGTGTCCGGCGGCAAATGCAAAGTTAATTGGACTGCTGTATGCCGCCCCACCAAGCTTGGTGGGCTTGGTATCCTTAACTTGGAGGTTTTCTCTAGAGCTTTGCGCCTTCGGTGGCCTTGGTTGGAATGGACTGAGCCGGATAGACCATGGGTTGGGACCGAGATCCCTTGTAATGACGATGACATGGATTACTTGTATGCTCTTACGAAGGTCACAATTGGAGATGAGAGGAAGGCTTGTTTTTGGAACTCCCCTTGGGCGGATGGCATTGCCCCCAAATTTCTTGCGCCCTCCATCTACGCTATCTCTAAGAGGAAGAAATGGTCGGTTCGGAATGCCCTTCTTGGCAATGCTTGGGTTGCACAATTCGACCTCTCCAACGGCCTAAACACCACCCACATAGAGGAGTTTGTGCGGCTTTGGCGCTTCACTTCTACTTTGCGGCTCAATGATGAGGTTCGTGACTCCATTGTTTGGAAGGTTTCTACTTCGGGCTCCTACTCCTCGGCCTCCGCTTACAAGGCTCACTTCGCCGGATCGACGGTCTCTACTATGAATGGCACCATCTGGAAAGTTTGGGCCCCTCCAAAGTGCAAATTCTTCGCTTGGCTCATTCTGCAAAACCGGGTGTGGACAGCTGACCGCTTACATAGACGTGGATGGCCTAATTGCGGTAATTGCTTGCTTTGCAATAGCGCCCCTGAAACGGCTGCCCATCTTATGTTCAAATGTAGGTACTCCAGGAGGGTTTGGTCCACGGTGAAGGATTGGCTTGGGCTTCATGATTTCGAGCCTTCGGAATGGGACAACTTCGAGGACGTCAAGACTTGGTGGCTGCATATTGTTCATGCGCACCCCGGTAGAAGGAAAGCTGTCGCCACCCTCGTCATGCTTGTTTCGTGGGAACTCTGGAACGAACGGAATGCTAGAGTCTTCAAATATAAGAGCTCCATGGCTACGGCAACCTTGGACCGCATCAAGTTTGAAGCTAGATCTTGGTCCTTCGCGGGGGCTAAATTCTTGGGTCATCTTATGCCGGGAGATTAG